GCCGGCGAATCCGAAGCCGTGGACGAGGCCGAACGCAAACGTGAGGCGCCACCGATGAGCGCCTCCTCGGCCACGAAGGTTCTGGTATGCGACCCAGACGATCGTGGCGGCGATCCCGGCTTCGACCAATCGCGAAGGGACCTCGACGATCTCGAGCACCGCGAGGGCCAAGGTGATCGAGTGTGCGACGGTGAACGCGGTGATGATCTGCAGGAGTTGGGAGAGTCGGCTCATGACGAGCAGCGCGACGAGGAACAGCACGTGGTCCAGGCCGGCCCAGATGTGCTCGGCCCCTAGTCGAACGAATCGGCTGAACTGACTCCAGGGCGAGGCGGGCGCCTCGGTGAAGTAGTCGTAGTCGGGTTCGGTCTGCGAAAAGACGATCTCGAGCCGCTCATAGCCCGTCTGCTCGATGCTCGTGAGGTTGGTGTGGCTCGAACCGAGCTCCGGCCACGTAGAGTATGCGAGCGTGACCAGGTCCGGGTGGTCGTCGATCGCGCGAACGAAAGGGAAGTCGATCAGCGTTTGCGGCCAGTCGATGGCGTCGGCCGAGGAGATTTCGTCCGGCCACACCGGCGGCTGCGGGGTGCCGAGGTCCGGACGGCCGTCGTCGAGCGAGAGGCCAATCCGGTCTTGGAGATACGCCTGCGCCATCGGTGCCGCGGCGAGCAGCTCCTCGCGCGAGATGGCTTCGTCGCCGTCACGGTCGATCTCCACGATGCGGCTGAGGACGTGCAGATCGAAGGTCGCCTCTGTCGTCACCTGCTCCGCCTCGAGGTGGATGCGCGTGTAGCTCGTATCCTCTTGATGGGCGGCAGCCGGCGGCGCGCACAGGAGGACCACGGCCAGGGTGACGGGCCCGCACCTCATGTCTCACCTTCGTAGACGACCCAGATAGGAGAGGTCCAGACCAACTCGCCGTCCTCTTGTTCGCCGCGCACGTAGTAGTGGCTCGTCGTTCCGGGAGTGACCTCGGGGTCGGTCCACTCGTGCCGGACCGACGGGTCGTCGCCTGGTGTGTACGTGTGGACTTCCTTGCCGTCCTTCACCACCACGACCTTGGCGAACGGCCCGGTACCGTCGAGGCGAATGCGCAGCTTCGCGGGCTTGGCCGAAGTGAACTCCTCGCCCATGAAGTGCTCTTCGTCCCCGCTGCCGATGCGAACGTCGGCAATGATGTCGTCCGTCGCCGCATAGACGCGTCGTGCCTTCAGTGCGGCGAGGATGGCCTCACGGCTCGGCTCGTCGACCCAGAGCATCGCGTAACTGATGTGCGTGGAGTGATGGTCGCTGCTGGAGATGAATCCGAGTCGGTGCCCCTTTTCGAGGGCGACCGAGACGAATCCCTTCTTGCGCTCGGCCTTGGCCAGGCGGCCCGTGGCCGTGCGGGGGGCGCCTGGCATCTCGTACGAGTTTCGCGAGCCCTGGTAGATCTCGACGATGGGTTCGACTTCGCTGTCGTGATTGCGCCAGTCGGTGCCCATTCTCGTGCCGGTCGTGTGCGGGGCACTGATTCCGCCGAATTGCCGGAGGTAGCGGTACAGCATTGTGGTGTCGGCGGCTGGACCGGTGGCGTCTTCCTTTGCCAGCTTGAGGCGCGGCAATGGACGAATGCCACGCCGGCCGAAGATGACGTTGCGATGTCCCTCCGGGTACGGGCGACTTCGTTCGTACGAATACATCGTCGTGAGGCGGCCGGGGATGTAGTACGCGTCGGTCGTCTTTTGAATCAGCCACCAGGGGTATTCGCGATTGTGCCCGTTGTCGTGATCGCCGTTGCCGACCCAATCGAGAGCCGCAACGTCGATCGCGTAGCGCCACATGTCTTCGAGCGGGCCGTCGGAGCCGCCGTCGGAGCTGAGTTCCGTATGGCGGTGGAACTCGCCGCGCAGGAGCTTCCACTCTGACCCGCGCACCGTCGCGGTCGCATCGCGCGCTTTCTGGGCAGCGGCGCGTTCGCTCTTTGTGGCGTCTGACGGTTTGGGGGCGGCGCTGGGCTGGATGGCGGCCGGTTTGAACGTCGGGGCCTCGGGTGGCTTCGGCACATCCAGGCGAGCCATGAACAGATCGTTGACCCACGGGTTGCTGAGGCCGTGCGTGGCGTCGAGGTCGCCCTGGTAGGTGACCCGCCTGGCTTTTCGCTCCTGTCGGTGATCGCTCGCGTAAACCAGCCGGAGTCCGCCGCCTGGCGGTGCTACTACGGCGGGGAGGCTGTACAGCAGATTGCCGCTGTCCGGAATCAGGATGGGTCCGGTCCAGGATCCGTTTTCGTAGAACGCGGCATACTCGAACCACATCGAACCGACCGTCGGTCGGAAGTCGATCGCCCGACTGCGGAAGAGGAGCCAGACGCGTCCCGTGGAATCCAATGCGAGTCTCGAGAGGTTGTGATACGGCTTGTTCAGGTAGGGCAGGGCGGCGCGGGCGGCTTCCGACAGGGGCTCGCCAGATCCGCGCTTGGGGATGACGATGGCGCGGTTCGTCGGCATCACGGAGGCGAGAGCGCCGGACGGTTCGACCCAGCGCCCGTCCAATGTCCGGATGATGAGTCCGATCTTACGATTCTCGAGGAGGCCCGAGCCCTTTCCTTTCACGAGGGCGCCGGCGTCTTTGCCCCAGGTCGCGCTACCGTCTTCCCAGGCGATCCAGAGATTGCCTTCTCGGTCGTACGTCGACGACGCGCGCGCCTGGTACCTCGGGCTATTCGCCGCGGCTTCGGCGTCGCGCGTTTTGCCGTCGATCTCGTACTCCCGAAGCCAGACGTCGTAGTCGCCTTTCTCGTACGTATCCCACACGATCGCGACGCGGGCTGTGCCCTTTGCTCCCGTGGGTGTCGCTGAGATGGCGGGCGCCCAGCTGCTGCCGGCGTGCGTGCTCACGTCTTCTTCGTCACTGAACGAACCGTCGGGGGTCTGGTGTCGGGTGCGGACGCGGAACACACCGTCGTGAACGGCCTGCCACGCGACCCAGACGCGTCCGTTCGCATCGGTCGTGGCCACTGCGGAGTGTGCGTTGCCGGCTCCGGTCGACAGACGTATCGGCGCAGCGGCGACGCCGTCCTTCACCGGGCGCGCCCAGACCTCGAAAAATGGCCCCTGCTTTTCGGACCACACGACCCAGATCCGGCCGCTGCCGTCGATTGCAGTCGCGCACCGATAGACATCACGCCCCGGCTCGGTGATCGTGACGTACGTCGGGTCGCCGGTAGCCGTGTACGTTTCGAGGATTACCTGATCGCCGAGGGGTGGCTCGGCGAAGACCGCGAAGTCGGCCGGCGCTGTTTGCAGCTCGAACACGCGCGCTTTGCCTGGGCGGTAAGGGGTGAAGCGGACCCATGCCAGGTTCGTGCGGCCCCGCGCGTCGATCGCGGCGGCAGGGAAGTCGTCCTCGGACAACGCGGAGGTGAGTTGCTGGGCGCTGGCCGTTCGCTCGACTTCGACGGCGCCCTCGAGCTCCGTCCGGTAGGTGCCGAACGGCAGGTCGCGCAGAAGGAACTCGAAGTCCCCCTGCTTGGTGGTGACGGAGATCCGAGAGTCCGGCGTCACGTCGTGAAGGGTCACGATCACGCCGTTGTCGAGGGGCGGGCCCTCGACCGTGCGCTCCTTCTCGGGCTTGTTGGTGCGCCGCTTCCCGCCCATGTGTCTCGTGGCGGCCCGCCAACCGTTCGTTCCGAGCGTCTGATCTTTCTTATCGAAGCGCCATCCGCGGACGCCGGTGGTGATGCCCGGCTTGACCGTCAGTCTGCCGGTCCAGTTCGTCGGCTCCGTGTCCGTGATACCGAATCGGAGTTTGATGCCGACCGTCTCCGCGTGGGCGGGGCTGGTCGAGGCCCCTATGAGAAGAAGGCCGATCAGGAGGGCGTGCAGGGCTACCTTCCGCATGGAACCGCAGAGCCTACCCGACCAGGAGGAAGCGGGCGAGGCGGTGACTGCTCCCCGCGCATCTTCCATGGCAGCAGTGGCTTCGGGCATGCTGCTGCCGATATAGGCTAGGGATGGGCGTCGCCAAGAACGCAGCGGCCGGGGGGAACGAGTCGCGTGCCGGGGCGATCGGCTACCAGCCGGCTCTCGATGGCCTCCGAGGTGTCTGCCTCGTGGCGGTGCTGTTCTTCCACTCGGACTTCGCGTGGATGTCGGGGGGCTTCCTCGGTGTGTCGACGTTCTTCACGCTGTCTGGTTTCTTGATCACCTCGTTGCTCGTGGGCGAGCAGGAGCAGACCGGGGCCATCTCGCTCGGCGGGTTCTGGGAGCGGCGCCTTCGTCGCCTGATGCCCGCCGCGGTTCTCGCCGTCGGGCTGGTGGTTCTCACCGCGCCGGTCTGGCTTCCCCTCGCGCAACAGGAGCGGCTGGCCGGCGACGCGGTGGCCGCGATCACCTACCTCGTGAACTGGCGCTTCGTTCAGGCGGAGTACGCATACGAGCTGATCTTCACGGATCCGTCCCCACTGCAGCACTTCTGGTCGCTCGCAATCGAAGCCCAGTTCTATCTCTTCTTCCCCCTCCTTGTCGGGGCCCTTTTGCGTTTCGGGGTCGGTGTGCCGGGCCTGACCGCGGTGCTCGGTGCGCTCACGGCGGGCTCGACGCTCCTCGCGTTGGCGCCGGGCGTCGCGGACGAGGGCCAGCACCGAATCTACTACGGAAGCGATACACGTGCCGCCGAGATCCTACTGGGTGGAATGGCTGCCCTCGTGCGGAGGCGGTGGCAGACGGTGTTGAGACTTGCCGCATGGTTCGGAGTGCCGGCCCTGGCCGCGATCGTCGCCGCCTGGTCCTTCGCGGAAGTCGACGACCGTTGGTTGTACGGCGGCGGGTTTGCCGCGTACGCCGTCGCGTCGGCCGTACTCATTCTGTCGGCGACGACACCGGGTGCGGTGACGGCGCTTCTTTCGCCGGCGTGGCTTCGTTGGATGGGGCGCGTTTCGTACGGCGCGTACCTCTATCACTGGCCGGTCTTCGTACTGTTGTCCGCGGCGCGTACGGGGCTGGATGCCGGGGCGCTCCTTCTGTTGCGTGTCACCGTGACGCTGGCTGCCGCAGGGCTTTCCGCACGCTATATCGAAGAGCCCATTCGCAAACGGCGATGGCTTTCGGGTCGGTCGTTCGGTTTCGTCACCGCGTCGGCGGTTGGCGCCGTGGCACTGGTGGCGTTCGCGCTCAGCCCGGTTCCGTTCTCTCAGAGACTCGAGGCGCTGGCCGCGCCTGCCTCACCTGCGACGGTTGCGGAGGAGGCGGGTGCGCGCCCGCAGCGGTGGGCGCTCTTCGGCGACTCTACGGCGCTCTCGCTCGCACCGGGAGTCCGCACCTTCGCTCGTGCGACACCGGGGATCCGGTCGGTTCGAGGGGATACGCAGCTCGGCTGCGGCGTTCTCGGTTCCGGCGAACTCTACAACCGCGGAGGTTGGAAGAAGGTTCGTGAGGTGTGTCGAAACCCCCCGGAACGCTGGGCGAACGCGGCGGCGCGGCGCGGCGTCGATGTGGCGATCGTTCTGACGGGCGCGTGGGAGTCGCGTGATTGGCGGTTCACCGCGAACGGGCAGCGCTTGGCGCTGGGGGACCGGCCGCTGGACGATCGCATCACCGCTGGGATCGCGGATGCGATGGATGCGCTGACCGGAACGGGCGCGACGGTCGTCTGGCTGACGGCGCCCCACATAGGGGTCCGCCCAAGGCGAAGCCAGAGGACCGCTCAGCGTTCCGCGCGGCCTGCGCGGCAGGACCGTCTGAACGAACTCGTTCATGCCGCGGCGGCCGGGCGAGACCAGGTGATCGTCGTCGACCTCGCTCGCTTGGTCGAGGAGTGGCCCGGCGGGGAGTTCGATCTGAGCTTGCGGCCCGACTCGACGCATTTCGGAGCTGCAGGGGCATCGGCGATCGTCGCGGAGGCGCTCGGCCCAGAGATTCGACGACGAGTTTCCGCGGGCCGGTAGGACTTGCGTTCCCCTACGCCGAATCGTTCTCTGCAGTGGAACCCGAAACTCGAAAGCACGGAGGAACGACATGGGACTTCTCGACGGTAAGGTAGCAGTCATCACAGGCGCAGGGGGTGGACTCGGGCGCGCGCACGCTCTTCTCCTCGCGGGCGAAGGCGCGAAGATCGTCGTGAATGACCTGGGAGGGGCGCGGGACGGCCAGGGCAGTGGCTCGAATATGGCCGACGGCGTAGTCGAGGAGATCAAGGCCACGGGTGGCGAGGCCGTTGCGAACTACGACAATGTCGCGACGACGGAAGGCGGCGTGGGAATCCTCAAGACCGGAGTCGATGCGTTCGGCCAGGTCGATATCCTCATCAACAACGCGGGAATCCTGCGTGACAAGACTCTGGTGAAGCTCGAGGAGTCCGATTGGGACGCGGTGATCGCCGTGCACCTTCGCGGCACCTACTGCGTAACGCGGCCGATCTTCCAGCACATGAAGGAGCGCGGCGGTCCTGGCGTGATCGTCAACACCGCGTCGACGTCGGGCCTGATCGGGAACTTCGGTCAGTGCAACTACGGTGCGGCCAAGGCGGGTATCGCCGGGTTCACGCGCTGTCTGCACCTCGAAGGCACCAAGTACGGAATCCGCGCATGGGGTCTCGCTCCGGTGGCTTTCACGCGCCTCACAGAAGATCTCATGGGTGGCGACGCGGCGGAGAAGGCCAAGGCGTCGTTGGACCCGGCGAAGGTTTCGCAGGCCGTGCTCTACATGGTGAGTGAGCTCTCGGGTACGAAGAGTGGCAAGTTCCTCTTCGTGAGCGGGGGCCGCGTGGCCGAACTCAAAGTCGTGGGCCCGGCCGGCATGAGGAAGGACGGCTTCACCGCACAGGACATCGCGGACAATGAAGCGGCTGTCTTCCTGCCCGAGGATCAGGGCTTCGACATGTTGGGCTAGGAGCCATCTTGGGTCAGGCTCCTAGGTGCCCGAGGGCGTGTGGCCGAACGGGACTCAGGCCTTGACCGCCGCTGAGCCACGGTGGCGACGGTACTCGCCCAACCGCGAGCCGAGTTCCCAAGCTACTCCTGCTGCCGCGAGCGTCGCGGAAACCACCAAGATCGTCTGTAACATCATCCCAGCCTCCTTTTCCTTTTTCGGGAGGAGCAACGGCCGTGCCAATTACCATTGCCCGGAATAGGTGGGGTTGCGAGTCTTTTGTGCGGAAAAGTGTCTCTCTGCGTAGACACATTGTCATCTGCTGTCCGCGGGCGGCGGATCGTGTTGCGGCGCCTGCGCTGGCGCCGCAAACCCGGGACTTGCAAGGTTCGCGCGGCCCGGGCACCAAGGAGGAGGGGGCCGAACGCCACGCCCCCCAACCCACGGAGGACGGACTCGTGAATTGGAAGCTCTGTTCGGCGGTTTCGACCGCGCTGGTGCTCGGCAGCATCATCTCCGCTCACGCCGCGTTGGACGCGGTCTGGAAGCAGAACGAACTCACGATCGGCTACCAGGGACTCACGACGAGCTACTCGTGCGAGGGCCTGAAGGACAAGGTCGAGTCGCTGCTCGTTTACTTCGGCGCGCGCGAAGACGGGATGAAGGTCTCGGCGTACGGCTGCGCAGGTGGTCCGTATCGCCCCGTCCCGGCCGTGAACCTGAAGCTGAAGTTCGAGACGTTGATCCCAGCGGAGCCGGGGGCTGCGGATGTCGTGGCGGCGAAGTGGGTCGAGCGCGACCTCTCCCCGCAGAGGAAGGTGCAGCAGAAGGCGCCGCAACACATCACGCGCGGCGATTGCGAAGTGATCGAGCAATTTGTCGCGAAGGTTCTACCGTCGTTCTCGCATGAGACGTTGCAGAACCTGACGACCTGCATCCCGCATCGCCTGGGCGGGACGATCCCGAACTTGCGGGAGAAGGTTCTCGTTCCGGAGGACACAGCGCCGCCGCCCGCATAGCGGTACGGCGCCGCGGTTCCGGTGCACGGCGTCTCGTCGTCGATGGTCAGTTCGCAGTTGCCCGTGTGCGAGGCGTGCGGACGTAGGGAACCTCGACGCCGTTGATCAGCTGCATCGACGGGACCTCGTCGAGGTCGCTGTTGCTCCCGCCGCCCTCACCCGTGGACGCCGTCTCTTCGCACAGGCCCGGTGTGCATCCCTTGAGATAGATCTCGCAGGTGCTCACCGGGTCGGCGAGGAAAATCGAGCAGTTGCGCGGAGGCGTGATGCGCTGCGACGACCTGATGTCGCCCTCACCGCCCCAGCCGAGGTTGCCCGAGACGTTGGTCGCCGTGACTTCGATGGTTCCGTCGGAGGCTTGGGTCTTCGCGCTGTACTTGCTGACTGCGTCCGCCCGGTGGCACTCACCGCGGGGGTAGCAAGAAGGCCAAATGTAGCCAGGGTGGTCCGAGCGAGGACCGGGCTCCGCTTCAGGTATCGGAAGTTCAGGTTCATGGGCTACCTCAGGGACTGTGGGAACGGCGATATGTGGCCGTTCCGAAGTTGAGTGACCGCGAAGGAGCGGGTGCGGTCTCCTTAGACGTCCGCCCGTCGGTCGAGTCGGCTCGAGTCGGATGCCTGGAAAAACAGCGAGAAAGTACACGTTCAGCGCAGTCGCGACAGCGCACCGCAGGCCTCGATGTCGAGGCGCACATCGGGCGCGTGGTCATTCACTCTATGCTGCCCCCGTACTACTCTCCCGTGAAGTTCGGTTTGCGCTTCTCTTTGAACGCGCGCGGGCCTTCGCGGGCGTCTTTGGAGGTCATCACGACGGCGGAGACTTCGTCCTCGATCTTGAGCGCGTCGGCGAGCGGGAGTCCGCTCGAGCGGATGACGCCTTCCTTGATCTTCGCCACGGCGAGCGGCCCGTTCTCAGCGAGTTTGCCGGCGAGCTCACGTGCTTTCGGCAGCAGCTGCTCTTTCGCAACGACGTAGTTGAGGAGTCCCAGCTGCAAGGCCTCCTGTGCCGTGAAGTCATCCCCGATCATGAGGATCTCGAGTGCCTTGGCGTATGGGATCTGGCGCGGCAGTCGCGTCAGAGAACCGCCGCCCGGGAGCAGGCCGCGCTTCGCTTCCGGCGTTCCGAAAATCGCGTGCTCTGCCGCGACGCGAAGGTCGCAGGCGTTGGTCATCTCGGTGCCACCGCCGAGTGCGTAGCCGTTCACGGCGGCGATGATCGGCTTGTAGATGTAGAAGCCGCGCAGGATCGCGTCGGTGAACATGGTGAGGTTCCCCATGAGCCGCTCGTCCCAATCGGTTTCGATCTGGCGTGCGCCGGTGATCAGCGGCATCGTAAGCTTCAGGTCGCCGCCCGCGCAGAACGTCTCGTCGCCGACGCCGGTGAGGATCGCGACGCGTAGATCGCTCGTGTCGCGGAATTCGTACCAAGCCTCCGCCATACGGACGAGCATCTCCGGACTGAGCGAGTTCTTCGCGTCCGGCCGGTTCATCGTGAGTGTCATGATGCCGTCGGTCTTGTCGACGAGCAGGTGCGGCTGTTGTTCGGACATCGTGCCTCCCATGGTCTGCAAGTGCTTACAGAGCAGTCGTCTTCGGGGCCAGCCTGGGCTACGAATGACGGCATGAGGCTGCTCGCAGATGTGCGTGTCGTCGACCTTGCTGGCGAGCCGGCTGCGATGACCGGGAGGATTCTCGCCGATCTCGGAGCCGAGGTCGTCCGGATCGAGCCGCCCGACGGGGATCCCTTGCGGATCGTGGGGCCGCTTCTTGGGACGCACGGGGAGGGGGGCCGCTCGCTTCGCTTCGCGGCGTGGAGCGCCGGCAAGAAGAGCGTCGTCGCGTCGGCGGACTCCGCCGAGCTTCGGGCTCTGCTGCTCGGTGCCGATGTCGTTCTCGAAACGCCGGGTTGGCCTGGCGCGTTTACGCTGGATCCATCGAGCGCGCCCCAGGCGGTCTGGGTGCGGGTGACCGCCTTTGGTGCGACCGGTCCGCGCGCGGGCTGGCGCGGCTCGGACCTCGGCGTGATGGCTGCGTCAGGGAACATGTTTTCCACCGGAGATCCGGACCGCGCACCGGTGCGCAGCACCGAGCCCTCGGCCTACGCGCACGTCGGGCCGGAGGCCGCGTTCGCGGTTCTGTCGGGCTTGGCGTCGGGCCGACCACAGGTGATCGATCTCTCGATGCAGGAAGTGGTCGCGGTCGCGAACATGTCAGGCGTGGTGCAAGCCTCACGCGGTGGGCCTGCGGGTCGCCGCATGGGCGCACAGATGGGGCGCACGCGCGAGATCTGGCACACGAAGGATGGTTTTGTGAGCTTCGGGTTGCGCGGTGGGCGCGCACGGGTTGCGAGCCTACAGACCCTCACATCGATGCTCGTCGAGGAAGGTCTTGCGACGCCCGCGTGGACGGATCGAGATTGGGAGACGTTCGATCAGGTCAAGGCGACCGACGAGGAACTCGCCGCGCTTCAGGCGCCGCTTACGTCGCTGTTCGCCTCGAAGACAATGATCGAGTTGTACCAGAAGGCGTGCGATACGAATCTCATGCTCGCGCCGGTGAACTCTCCCCACGAGATCCTCGCATCGGTGCAGGCGAAGTCGCGCGGGATGTACCGGGAGTTCGATGGATTGAAGGGCTTCCCGATGCGCTTTGCCGCGGTGGAAAGTGTGGACGGTTCGGTCTCGAGCATCGACGCTGCGCACGGTGCGCCGGCCCCGGGCGCGAATGCTCCGGCGGCATGGCGCCCACGTCGGTCCGCCGGGACGCCTGCCGGTAAGGGCGGGGCATGGGATGGCGTCAAGATCGTCGAGTTCGGCGCTGGAGCGGCCGGCCCGATCGCAGCTCGCTACTTCGCCGAGCACGGCGCGACGGTCATCAAGGTCGAGTCGAAGACGCGCCCCGAGTTCTTGCGCGCGATGTGGGCCTCCTCGAGTCCGCACGGGCTCGACGGCTCACCGCTGTTCGATGCCCTCAACGCCGGGAAGCGGAGCGTGACGCTGAATCTGAAGAACGAGGACGGGGTGGACGTCGCTCGGCGCCTGATTCACTGGGCCGACGCGGTCCTGGAGAACTTCGCGCCGCGCGCGATGCGCGGGTTCGGACTCGACTACGAGACTCTCGCGAAGGACGCGCCCGACCTCGTGATGGTTTCCACCTGCCTCAACGGGCAGACCGGGCCTCACCGGAACTATCCTGGCTTCGGCGGGCAGGGGTCCGCCTTGTCGGGCTACAACGCGGTGACGGGATGGCCGGACCGCGAGCCGATGGGCCCGTACGGCACGATCACAGATTCCCTTGCGCC
This DNA window, taken from Candidatus Binatia bacterium, encodes the following:
- a CDS encoding HupE/UreJ family protein, encoding MRCGPVTLAVVLLCAPPAAAHQEDTSYTRIHLEAEQVTTEATFDLHVLSRIVEIDRDGDEAISREELLAAAPMAQAYLQDRIGLSLDDGRPDLGTPQPPVWPDEISSADAIDWPQTLIDFPFVRAIDDHPDLVTLAYSTWPELGSSHTNLTSIEQTGYERLEIVFSQTEPDYDYFTEAPASPWSQFSRFVRLGAEHIWAGLDHVLFLVALLVMSRLSQLLQIITAFTVAHSITLALAVLEIVEVPSRLVEAGIAATIVWVAYQNLRGRGGAHRWRLTFAFGLVHGFGFAGVLRELELPASSLLRSLAGFNIGVELGQVALVTLLFPVFALLTRTRFGQPAIAGVSAAVGVAGVVWVVERVFAP
- a CDS encoding acyltransferase family protein encodes the protein MGVAKNAAAGGNESRAGAIGYQPALDGLRGVCLVAVLFFHSDFAWMSGGFLGVSTFFTLSGFLITSLLVGEQEQTGAISLGGFWERRLRRLMPAAVLAVGLVVLTAPVWLPLAQQERLAGDAVAAITYLVNWRFVQAEYAYELIFTDPSPLQHFWSLAIEAQFYLFFPLLVGALLRFGVGVPGLTAVLGALTAGSTLLALAPGVADEGQHRIYYGSDTRAAEILLGGMAALVRRRWQTVLRLAAWFGVPALAAIVAAWSFAEVDDRWLYGGGFAAYAVASAVLILSATTPGAVTALLSPAWLRWMGRVSYGAYLYHWPVFVLLSAARTGLDAGALLLLRVTVTLAAAGLSARYIEEPIRKRRWLSGRSFGFVTASAVGAVALVAFALSPVPFSQRLEALAAPASPATVAEEAGARPQRWALFGDSTALSLAPGVRTFARATPGIRSVRGDTQLGCGVLGSGELYNRGGWKKVREVCRNPPERWANAAARRGVDVAIVLTGAWESRDWRFTANGQRLALGDRPLDDRITAGIADAMDALTGTGATVVWLTAPHIGVRPRRSQRTAQRSARPARQDRLNELVHAAAAGRDQVIVVDLARLVEEWPGGEFDLSLRPDSTHFGAAGASAIVAEALGPEIRRRVSAGR
- a CDS encoding SDR family NAD(P)-dependent oxidoreductase, which translates into the protein MGLLDGKVAVITGAGGGLGRAHALLLAGEGAKIVVNDLGGARDGQGSGSNMADGVVEEIKATGGEAVANYDNVATTEGGVGILKTGVDAFGQVDILINNAGILRDKTLVKLEESDWDAVIAVHLRGTYCVTRPIFQHMKERGGPGVIVNTASTSGLIGNFGQCNYGAAKAGIAGFTRCLHLEGTKYGIRAWGLAPVAFTRLTEDLMGGDAAEKAKASLDPAKVSQAVLYMVSELSGTKSGKFLFVSGGRVAELKVVGPAGMRKDGFTAQDIADNEAAVFLPEDQGFDMLG
- a CDS encoding enoyl-CoA hydratase-related protein, producing MSEQQPHLLVDKTDGIMTLTMNRPDAKNSLSPEMLVRMAEAWYEFRDTSDLRVAILTGVGDETFCAGGDLKLTMPLITGARQIETDWDERLMGNLTMFTDAILRGFYIYKPIIAAVNGYALGGGTEMTNACDLRVAAEHAIFGTPEAKRGLLPGGGSLTRLPRQIPYAKALEILMIGDDFTAQEALQLGLLNYVVAKEQLLPKARELAGKLAENGPLAVAKIKEGVIRSSGLPLADALKIEDEVSAVVMTSKDAREGPRAFKEKRKPNFTGE
- a CDS encoding CoA transferase, with amino-acid sequence MRLLADVRVVDLAGEPAAMTGRILADLGAEVVRIEPPDGDPLRIVGPLLGTHGEGGRSLRFAAWSAGKKSVVASADSAELRALLLGADVVLETPGWPGAFTLDPSSAPQAVWVRVTAFGATGPRAGWRGSDLGVMAASGNMFSTGDPDRAPVRSTEPSAYAHVGPEAAFAVLSGLASGRPQVIDLSMQEVVAVANMSGVVQASRGGPAGRRMGAQMGRTREIWHTKDGFVSFGLRGGRARVASLQTLTSMLVEEGLATPAWTDRDWETFDQVKATDEELAALQAPLTSLFASKTMIELYQKACDTNLMLAPVNSPHEILASVQAKSRGMYREFDGLKGFPMRFAAVESVDGSVSSIDAAHGAPAPGANAPAAWRPRRSAGTPAGKGGAWDGVKIVEFGAGAAGPIAARYFAEHGATVIKVESKTRPEFLRAMWASSSPHGLDGSPLFDALNAGKRSVTLNLKNEDGVDVARRLIHWADAVLENFAPRAMRGFGLDYETLAKDAPDLVMVSTCLNGQTGPHRNYPGFGGQGSALSGYNAVTGWPDREPMGPYGTITDSLAPRFAATALAAGLLHRRRTGRGVHFDIAQVEAAQYTLAPWILDYANNGRVGPRTGNRSDRAAPHGSFPCLGDDRWVAIAIWTDDEWERLARHIGIDEPSLARAEARLARVADVEDRIAAWTASKTREQVTEVLQADGIEAVPVQDFVDVGVDPQLVARDHFEKLDHACFGESPYERNGFRLSDAPSAYGRPSPLLGEHTYEVLREMLGLSEAEISRRRESGGVE